A genomic region of Chitinimonas arctica contains the following coding sequences:
- a CDS encoding alpha-glucosidase, with the protein MTQQHPQNWWRGGVIYQIYPRSFADSNGDGVGDLAGIREKLPYVASLGIDAIWISPIFKSPMKDFGYDVSDYCDVDPLFGDLAGFDALVAKAHELGLKVVIDQVLSHCSDQHAWFRESRSSRDNPKADWFVWADPQADGTPPNNWLSVFGGSAWQWESRRRQYFLHNFLSSQPDLNFHSPAVQAAMLATVRFWLERGVDGFRFDACNFHFHDAKLRRNPPARSRDSKTVSAENPYGLQAHKYDKSQAENIDFLRQLRQLLDQYGAASVGEVGDDNSLKLMAQYTSGGDKLHMAYSFNLLTGDGSAAYIRQQVEELEAQLKKTGKQDGGAGWGCWSIGNHDVARVLSRWNQAGSVPAEDAQRAKLLLAMSASLRGSLCIYQGEELALREADIPFEQLQDPYGITFWPDFKGRDGCRTPMPWQGELAHGGFSSAKPWLPVPQAHLARAVDSQEGDADSTLNFYRGFLAWRKQQDVLKTGDIAFIDCPEPLLLFTRELNGQTVVCAFNLGARPVSFTLPRKLRSARLLTGHGLGGGSLADGELALDGFGGLFARIEN; encoded by the coding sequence ATGACACAACAACACCCTCAGAACTGGTGGCGCGGCGGCGTGATCTACCAGATCTACCCGCGCAGCTTTGCCGATAGCAATGGCGACGGCGTGGGCGACCTGGCCGGCATCCGCGAAAAGCTGCCCTACGTGGCCAGCCTTGGCATCGACGCGATCTGGATATCGCCCATCTTCAAATCGCCGATGAAGGATTTCGGCTATGACGTATCGGACTATTGCGACGTCGATCCGCTGTTCGGCGATCTGGCCGGCTTCGATGCATTGGTCGCCAAGGCTCATGAGCTGGGCCTCAAGGTCGTCATCGACCAGGTCCTGAGCCATTGTTCGGACCAGCATGCCTGGTTCCGCGAGAGCCGGAGCAGCCGTGACAATCCCAAGGCGGACTGGTTTGTCTGGGCCGACCCGCAAGCGGACGGCACCCCGCCCAATAACTGGCTGTCGGTATTCGGCGGCTCGGCCTGGCAGTGGGAATCCCGCCGGCGCCAATACTTTCTGCACAATTTTCTCTCCAGCCAACCCGATCTGAACTTCCACAGCCCGGCCGTGCAGGCCGCCATGCTGGCGACGGTTCGCTTCTGGCTGGAGCGCGGCGTCGATGGCTTCCGCTTCGATGCCTGCAATTTCCATTTCCACGATGCCAAGTTGCGCCGCAACCCGCCGGCCCGTTCGCGCGACAGCAAGACCGTCAGCGCCGAGAACCCCTACGGTCTGCAAGCGCACAAATACGATAAATCGCAAGCCGAGAACATCGACTTCCTGCGGCAACTGCGCCAGCTGCTCGATCAATACGGCGCCGCTTCGGTAGGGGAGGTCGGCGACGACAACTCGCTCAAGCTGATGGCGCAATACACTTCGGGCGGCGACAAGCTGCATATGGCCTACAGCTTCAACCTGCTGACCGGCGATGGCTCGGCCGCCTATATCCGCCAGCAGGTCGAGGAGCTGGAGGCCCAGCTGAAAAAGACCGGCAAGCAGGACGGCGGTGCCGGCTGGGGCTGCTGGTCCATCGGCAACCACGATGTTGCCCGGGTGCTCAGCCGCTGGAACCAGGCCGGCAGCGTGCCGGCCGAGGATGCGCAAAGAGCCAAGCTGCTGCTGGCCATGTCCGCCAGCCTGCGCGGCAGCCTGTGCATCTACCAGGGCGAGGAACTGGCCCTGCGCGAGGCCGATATTCCCTTCGAACAGCTGCAAGACCCCTATGGCATCACGTTCTGGCCGGACTTCAAGGGCCGCGACGGCTGCCGTACACCCATGCCCTGGCAGGGCGAGTTGGCGCATGGCGGTTTTTCCAGCGCCAAACCCTGGCTGCCGGTACCGCAGGCGCACCTGGCGCGGGCAGTGGATAGCCAGGAAGGCGATGCGGACTCGACGCTCAATTTTTACCGCGGCTTTCTGGCTTGGCGCAAGCAGCAGGACGTGCTCAAGACCGGCGATATCGCCTTTATCGATTGCCCGGAGCCGCTGCTGCTGTTTACCCGCGAACTGAACGGGCAAACGGTGGTATGCGCGTTTAACCTGGGTGCTCGGCCCGTTTCGTTCACGCTGCCCAGGAAGCTACGGTCGGCGCGGCTGCTGACGGGCCATGGCCTGGGCGGCGGTAGCTTGGCGGATGGCGAGCTGGCGCTGGATGGCTTTGGCGGCTTGTTCGCCCGTATCGAGAATTGA
- the hexR gene encoding transcriptional regulator HexR produces the protein MLEKIKSLLNELSKSERKVAELVLAQPNFVAHAPIAQIAEMASVSQPTVIRFCRSVGCTGLQDFKLRLTRSLVSGVPYVHSAVEMSDTAHDLAAKLFDNTVSSLMRTRNELNPDAIEQAVDILAKANRIEFYGLGNSGIIAQDAQHKFFRLGVPCISYSDPHIHGMSASLLRAGDAVVAISNSGRTIDLIRSVELAREAGAQVIGITHSNSPLAKRCNVTLYADTPEDPDLYSPMITRIVHLVIIDILAVGVALRRGPELIDQLEKIKRNLKERRVRGYEDR, from the coding sequence ATGCTGGAAAAGATCAAATCGCTGCTGAATGAGCTGTCCAAGTCCGAGCGCAAGGTGGCCGAACTGGTGTTGGCCCAGCCGAACTTCGTCGCCCATGCGCCCATCGCGCAAATCGCCGAGATGGCCAGCGTGTCGCAGCCTACGGTCATCCGCTTTTGCCGCTCGGTCGGTTGCACCGGCCTGCAGGATTTCAAACTGCGCCTGACCCGCAGCCTGGTATCGGGCGTGCCCTACGTCCACAGCGCGGTGGAGATGAGCGACACCGCCCACGACCTGGCGGCCAAGCTGTTCGACAATACGGTTTCCAGCCTGATGCGCACCCGCAACGAGCTGAATCCGGATGCCATCGAGCAGGCCGTCGATATTTTGGCCAAGGCAAACCGGATCGAGTTCTATGGCCTGGGCAATAGCGGCATCATCGCGCAGGACGCGCAGCACAAGTTCTTCCGCCTGGGCGTACCTTGCATTTCCTATTCCGACCCGCATATACACGGCATGTCGGCCTCGCTGCTGCGCGCGGGCGATGCGGTGGTGGCGATTTCCAACTCCGGCCGTACCATAGACCTGATCCGCTCGGTCGAACTGGCGCGCGAGGCCGGCGCCCAGGTGATCGGCATTACCCATTCCAATTCGCCCCTGGCCAAGCGTTGCAATGTCACCCTGTACGCCGACACCCCGGAAGACCCGGACTTGTACTCGCCGATGATCACCCGCATCGTCCATCTGGTTATCATCGACATCTTGGCCGTGGGCGTGGCCCTGCGCCGCGGCCCGGAACTGATAGACCAGCTGGAAAAGATCAAGCGCAACCTCAAGGAACGCCGCGTGCGCGGCTACGAGGACCGCTGA
- a CDS encoding maltoporin → MNRKTKLFAALFAAFTAQAAMAAAVDYHGYIRSGSGAASEGGREVCFGLAGAPAFGGKVASAGRLGNECETYGELSFDAKMGESDGMNFGFHQMLAFSTAQKGDWEEATPAWRQVWVEAGNIGTGALSKASLWAGKRFYKRHDVHIADFFWSANTGPGAGIENVDLGFGKFSYALMRNNGDDVKAVTNHDFRIEGIAANPGGSLEFGVNLVGKNAAKNAAGQKADGKNGFGFTVAHSQDNPFDLGGFNSVVFQYAKDAANLDQSAGFTGDSKKSWRVIEHLVFEPKDSNWNGAVFLGYGQEKYKDAKAAKTFTAIARPVYHFSQNYSLALEAGTTSVKPSAGDTQRISKLTIAPQLSMGKSFWARPVLRAYYTYAKWNDAAQKSALSQMSGATQKYPGGVAGGHDSAAAYANKTSGSSYGVQMEAWW, encoded by the coding sequence ATGAATCGCAAGACCAAGTTGTTCGCCGCCTTGTTCGCGGCTTTTACGGCGCAAGCTGCCATGGCTGCCGCCGTTGATTACCATGGCTACATCCGTAGCGGTTCGGGCGCTGCGTCCGAAGGTGGCCGCGAAGTCTGTTTCGGCCTGGCCGGCGCACCGGCTTTCGGCGGCAAGGTAGCCAGTGCCGGCCGTCTGGGCAATGAATGCGAGACCTATGGCGAACTGTCGTTCGACGCCAAGATGGGCGAGAGCGATGGCATGAATTTCGGTTTCCACCAAATGTTGGCCTTCTCCACCGCCCAGAAGGGTGACTGGGAAGAAGCCACCCCGGCCTGGCGCCAAGTGTGGGTGGAAGCCGGCAATATCGGCACCGGCGCGCTGTCCAAGGCCAGCCTGTGGGCCGGTAAGCGCTTCTACAAGCGTCACGACGTGCATATCGCCGACTTCTTCTGGTCGGCCAACACCGGCCCTGGCGCGGGTATCGAGAATGTCGACCTGGGCTTCGGCAAATTCTCCTATGCGCTGATGCGCAATAACGGCGATGACGTCAAGGCCGTTACCAACCACGACTTCCGTATCGAAGGCATCGCCGCCAATCCTGGCGGTTCGCTGGAATTCGGCGTGAACCTGGTGGGCAAGAACGCCGCCAAGAACGCCGCCGGCCAGAAGGCCGACGGCAAGAACGGTTTCGGTTTCACCGTGGCGCATAGCCAGGACAACCCGTTCGACCTGGGTGGCTTCAACAGCGTGGTATTCCAGTATGCCAAGGATGCCGCCAACCTCGACCAGTCCGCCGGCTTCACCGGTGACAGCAAGAAGTCCTGGCGCGTGATCGAACACCTGGTGTTCGAACCCAAGGACAGCAACTGGAACGGCGCTGTCTTCCTCGGCTACGGCCAGGAGAAGTACAAGGATGCCAAGGCCGCCAAGACCTTCACCGCCATCGCCCGGCCGGTCTACCACTTCAGCCAGAACTACAGCCTGGCCCTGGAAGCCGGTACCACCAGCGTCAAGCCCTCGGCCGGCGATACCCAGCGCATCAGCAAGCTGACCATCGCTCCGCAGTTGTCGATGGGCAAGAGCTTCTGGGCCCGCCCGGTCTTGCGTGCCTACTACACCTATGCCAAGTGGAACGATGCGGCCCAGAAGTCGGCCCTGTCGCAGATGAGCGGCGCCACGCAGAAATACCCCGGCGGCGTAGCCGGTGGCCATGACAGCGCTGCGGCCTATGCCAACAAGACCAGCGGCTCGTCCTACGGCGTGCAGATGGAAGCCTGGTGGTAA
- the edd gene encoding phosphogluconate dehydratase — MSLHPRLIEVTERIRRNSRPGRDAYLARVAAWSAKEPVRKGLSCTNLAHAFAASPAGDKILLREQRQPNLAIVSSYNDMLSAHQPLEYYPAMIKAAARQVGATAQFAGGVPAMCDGVTQGQAGMELSLFSRDVIAMSTAVALSHQMFDGVLCLGVCDKIVPGLLIGALQFGHLPTIFVPAGPMTSGMENKEKARIRQLYAEGKIDRQGLLDAEEQSYHGAGTCTFYGTANSNQMLMEIMGLHLPGSAFVNPGTPLREALVAAAAQRAAAITALGTEAIALAHVIDERAIVNGLVGLMATGGSTNHAIHMVAIAKAAGITIDWTDFDDLSAVVPLLAKIYPNGGADVNHFHAAGGMGCLIGQLLDAGLLHEDVHTVMGQGLRRYASEPWLDDGKLAWRASPTVSHDSAVLGSMAAPFQPDGGMRLLQGNLGRAVIKVSAVQAAHRIVEAPAVVFDSQDALLEAFKRGELEKDLVAVVRFQGPRANGMPELHKLTPSLGVLQDRGFKVALLTDGRMSGASGKVPAAIHITPECLAGGPLAKVRDGDIIRLDAETGVLQALVADEEWARRELASADLSANEHGYGRELFAVFRQAATGAEQGAMSFMEPRY, encoded by the coding sequence ATGAGTCTGCATCCACGTTTGATCGAAGTGACCGAGCGGATTCGCCGCAACAGTCGGCCCGGTCGCGATGCCTATCTCGCGCGGGTAGCCGCGTGGTCGGCCAAGGAGCCGGTCCGCAAGGGCTTGTCCTGTACCAATCTGGCCCATGCCTTTGCCGCTTCGCCGGCCGGCGACAAGATTCTACTGCGCGAGCAGCGCCAGCCCAACCTGGCCATCGTGTCCTCCTACAACGATATGTTGTCGGCGCACCAGCCCCTGGAATACTACCCGGCCATGATCAAGGCGGCCGCCCGCCAGGTCGGCGCCACCGCCCAGTTCGCCGGCGGTGTGCCGGCGATGTGCGACGGCGTGACGCAAGGGCAGGCCGGCATGGAGCTGAGCCTGTTTTCGCGCGATGTCATCGCCATGAGTACTGCCGTAGCACTCAGCCACCAGATGTTCGACGGCGTGCTGTGCCTGGGCGTATGCGACAAGATCGTGCCCGGCCTGTTGATCGGCGCGCTGCAATTCGGCCACCTGCCGACCATTTTCGTGCCGGCCGGTCCCATGACTTCGGGCATGGAAAACAAGGAAAAGGCCCGCATCCGCCAGCTTTACGCAGAAGGCAAGATCGACCGGCAGGGCCTGCTGGATGCGGAAGAGCAGTCCTACCACGGTGCCGGCACCTGTACCTTCTACGGCACCGCCAACTCCAACCAGATGCTGATGGAGATCATGGGCCTGCACCTGCCCGGCAGTGCCTTCGTCAATCCTGGCACGCCGCTGCGCGAAGCCTTGGTGGCGGCGGCGGCCCAGCGGGCGGCGGCCATCACCGCGCTGGGCACGGAGGCGATTGCCTTGGCGCACGTCATCGATGAGCGGGCCATCGTCAATGGCCTGGTCGGGCTGATGGCCACCGGCGGGTCCACCAACCATGCCATCCATATGGTCGCCATCGCCAAGGCTGCCGGCATCACCATCGATTGGACCGATTTCGACGATCTGTCCGCCGTGGTGCCGCTACTGGCCAAGATCTATCCAAACGGCGGCGCCGACGTCAACCACTTCCACGCCGCCGGCGGCATGGGCTGCCTGATCGGCCAATTGCTGGACGCCGGCTTGCTGCACGAGGATGTGCATACCGTGATGGGCCAGGGCTTGCGCCGCTATGCCAGCGAGCCATGGCTGGACGACGGCAAGCTGGCCTGGCGCGCCTCGCCCACCGTAAGCCATGACAGCGCGGTGCTCGGCTCCATGGCGGCGCCGTTCCAGCCCGATGGCGGTATGCGCCTCTTGCAGGGCAACCTGGGCCGGGCGGTGATCAAGGTGTCGGCGGTGCAAGCCGCCCATCGCATCGTCGAAGCACCCGCCGTGGTATTCGATTCGCAGGATGCCTTGCTGGAGGCGTTCAAGCGCGGCGAACTGGAAAAAGACCTGGTCGCCGTCGTGCGCTTCCAGGGACCGCGTGCCAACGGCATGCCGGAACTGCACAAGCTCACGCCTTCGCTGGGTGTGTTGCAGGATCGAGGCTTCAAGGTCGCGCTGCTGACCGATGGCCGCATGTCGGGCGCCTCCGGCAAGGTGCCGGCCGCCATCCATATCACCCCCGAGTGCCTGGCCGGCGGGCCGCTGGCCAAGGTCCGCGACGGTGACATCATTCGCCTCGACGCCGAAACCGGCGTGTTGCAGGCCTTGGTGGCGGATGAGGAGTGGGCCCGGCGCGAGCTGGCCAGCGCCGATCTGTCCGCCAACGAACATGGTTATGGCCGCGAGCTTTTCGCGGTATTCAGGCAAGCCGCCACTGGCGCCGAGCAGGGCGCGATGAGTTTTATGGAACCTCGGTACTAA
- the pgl gene encoding 6-phosphogluconolactonase, which produces MADLTLREYDSRVDLDISLAREVAAALEDAISARGAASLAVSGGKTPIGMFQQLRQMRMDWSKVWITLVDDRWLPVDHPDSNERLARVHLLKYQLEAAHYVSLHNDAATPEAGLAEVEARLRAIPQPFDVLILGMGEDGHTASLFPCAAELEDACAPESSQLLTAVNPTSAPYPRISLTLAAIARARNLLVHLTGARKKTQFEAAMANPTEKLPIKRVLDAANGIRHVYWAE; this is translated from the coding sequence ATGGCCGACTTAACCCTCCGCGAGTACGACTCCCGCGTCGATCTCGATATTTCCCTGGCACGCGAAGTGGCCGCCGCACTGGAAGACGCCATCTCGGCGCGCGGCGCCGCCAGCCTGGCCGTCTCGGGCGGCAAGACCCCCATTGGCATGTTCCAGCAATTGCGCCAGATGCGCATGGACTGGAGCAAAGTATGGATCACGCTGGTGGACGACCGCTGGCTGCCGGTGGACCACCCGGACAGCAATGAGCGGCTGGCCCGCGTCCATCTGTTGAAATACCAGCTGGAAGCAGCCCATTACGTCAGCCTCCACAACGATGCCGCCACCCCGGAAGCCGGGCTGGCCGAAGTGGAAGCGCGTCTGCGCGCCATCCCGCAGCCCTTCGATGTGCTGATCCTGGGCATGGGCGAGGACGGCCACACCGCCAGCCTGTTCCCCTGCGCCGCCGAACTGGAAGACGCGTGCGCGCCGGAAAGCAGCCAACTGCTAACCGCGGTCAATCCGACCAGCGCGCCCTACCCCCGTATCAGCCTGACCTTGGCCGCCATCGCCCGCGCCCGCAATCTGCTGGTTCATCTGACCGGCGCCAGGAAAAAAACCCAGTTCGAGGCCGCCATGGCCAACCCAACCGAGAAATTGCCCATCAAACGGGTGCTGGATGCCGCCAACGGTATCCGCCACGTTTATTGGGCCGAGTGA
- the eda gene encoding bifunctional 4-hydroxy-2-oxoglutarate aldolase/2-dehydro-3-deoxy-phosphogluconate aldolase produces the protein MKIRDIMRASPVMPVIVIDRLEDAVPLAQALLDGGIRVLEVTLRTPVALAAIKAISAALPEAIVGIGTVTRPEQFAQAKAAGAVFAVTPGLTEELALAAKQADIALLPGVMTPSEVMAAQAWGFDAMKLFPAEQAGGIGMLRALSGPFADVLFCPTGGVTVESAPKYLALPNVACVGGSWLLPKDRIAAGDWPAIARLARAAAALAG, from the coding sequence ATGAAAATCCGTGACATCATGCGCGCCTCGCCGGTCATGCCGGTCATCGTCATCGACCGCCTGGAAGATGCCGTGCCCTTGGCGCAGGCCTTGCTGGACGGCGGTATCCGGGTACTGGAAGTGACGCTGCGGACGCCGGTCGCGCTCGCCGCCATCAAAGCCATCAGCGCCGCGCTGCCCGAGGCCATCGTCGGTATCGGTACCGTCACGCGGCCGGAGCAGTTCGCCCAGGCCAAGGCGGCCGGCGCGGTATTCGCGGTTACCCCCGGCCTGACCGAGGAACTGGCACTGGCTGCCAAGCAGGCCGATATCGCCTTGCTGCCGGGGGTGATGACGCCTTCCGAGGTGATGGCCGCCCAGGCATGGGGCTTCGATGCCATGAAGCTGTTCCCGGCCGAACAGGCCGGCGGCATCGGCATGCTGCGCGCCCTGTCCGGCCCGTTTGCCGATGTGCTGTTCTGCCCGACCGGCGGTGTCACGGTCGAATCCGCGCCCAAATACCTCGCCTTGCCCAATGTGGCTTGCGTGGGCGGCTCCTGGCTATTGCCCAAGGATAGGATCGCGGCGGGCGACTGGCCCGCCATCGCGCGCCTGGCGCGCGCGGCGGCGGCATTGGCCGGCTAG
- the zwf gene encoding glucose-6-phosphate dehydrogenase, which translates to MSSIQPFDMVLFGGTGDLVMRKLLPALYHQHQDKHLPEQGRILCLGRSQPDQAAYLQAAEKAARQYLGDYFNDTDWASFTGRLIYLKLDAGEKAAYGALADKLNEFPEHIRVFYLATAPNLFAGICENLAAVGLNKGGARVVLEKPLGHDLASSQAINAQVGKHFKESQIYRIDHYLGKEAVQNLLALRFGNTFFEPLWRREWVRDVQITVTEQVGVEGRGDFYDKAGALRDMVQNHLLQLLCFIAMEPPASVDPDAVRDEKLKILRALRRFGPQEVAQKSVRGQYKAGASAGKPAVGYLDEPGIAGDSKTETFVAIKAEIDTWRWAGVPFYLRTGKRMQERLAEIVINFQQVPHSIFQSPANTTGNRLVIQLQPEESVKMYLLAKQPGDQMKLKQVHLDLDFDETFKSRRPDAYERLLTDVIRGRLTLFMRRDELDEAWRWVEPILDSWEQSDDAPKQYTAGSWGPAASSALLSRDGFCWHEEG; encoded by the coding sequence ATGAGTTCCATTCAACCCTTCGACATGGTGCTGTTCGGCGGTACCGGCGACCTGGTCATGCGCAAGCTGCTACCGGCGCTGTATCACCAACACCAGGATAAGCACCTGCCAGAGCAAGGACGCATCCTCTGCCTGGGCCGCAGCCAGCCGGACCAAGCCGCGTATCTGCAGGCCGCCGAAAAAGCCGCCCGCCAATACCTGGGCGACTATTTCAATGACACCGATTGGGCCAGCTTCACCGGCAGGCTGATCTACCTGAAGCTGGATGCCGGCGAAAAGGCCGCCTACGGCGCCCTGGCCGACAAGCTCAATGAATTCCCCGAGCATATACGGGTGTTCTACCTGGCCACCGCGCCCAATCTGTTTGCCGGCATCTGCGAAAACCTCGCGGCGGTGGGATTGAACAAGGGTGGCGCCCGGGTCGTGCTGGAGAAACCGCTAGGGCACGACCTGGCCTCCTCGCAAGCCATCAATGCCCAGGTCGGCAAGCACTTCAAGGAAAGCCAGATCTATCGGATCGACCACTACCTGGGCAAGGAAGCGGTGCAGAACCTATTGGCGCTGCGCTTCGGCAATACTTTTTTCGAGCCCCTGTGGCGGCGCGAATGGGTACGCGACGTGCAGATCACCGTGACCGAACAGGTAGGCGTGGAAGGCCGCGGCGATTTCTACGACAAGGCCGGCGCCCTGCGCGATATGGTGCAGAACCACCTATTGCAGTTGCTCTGCTTTATCGCCATGGAACCGCCGGCCAGCGTCGATCCGGACGCGGTCCGCGACGAAAAACTGAAGATCCTGCGCGCGCTGCGCCGATTCGGTCCGCAGGAAGTGGCGCAAAAGAGCGTGCGCGGCCAATATAAGGCGGGCGCCAGTGCCGGCAAGCCGGCCGTGGGCTACCTGGACGAGCCGGGCATTGCCGGCGACAGCAAGACCGAGACCTTCGTCGCCATCAAGGCCGAGATCGACACCTGGCGCTGGGCCGGCGTGCCTTTTTACCTGCGCACCGGCAAGCGGATGCAGGAACGGCTTGCCGAGATCGTGATCAACTTCCAGCAAGTGCCGCACTCGATCTTCCAGTCGCCGGCCAATACCACCGGCAACCGCCTGGTGATCCAGCTGCAGCCGGAGGAAAGCGTCAAGATGTACTTGCTGGCCAAGCAGCCGGGCGACCAGATGAAGCTGAAACAAGTGCATCTGGACCTGGATTTCGACGAGACTTTCAAGAGTCGCCGGCCGGACGCCTACGAGCGCCTGCTGACCGATGTGATCCGTGGCCGCCTGACCCTGTTCATGCGGCGGGACGAGCTGGACGAAGCCTGGCGCTGGGTCGAACCCATCCTGGACAGCTGGGAGCAAAGCGACGACGCCCCGAAGCAGTATACGGCCGGTAGTTGGGGCCCCGCCGCCAGCTCCGCCCTGCTCTCTCGCGACGGGTTTTGCTGGCACGAAGAAGGTTGA
- a CDS encoding glucokinase, translated as MPLSTTYPRLLADVGGTNVRFALIHHAGAGISDERNLVCADYPGLFDAARAYLDPLKVAPRWAAIGIATAVADDLIRMTNNHWAFSQAALKAQLQLAELSIINDFTALALSLPLLDQAELVKIGGGEPDPHQPIALLGAGTGLGVSGLVPAHQPGEAGRWIPLQGEGGHVSFSPFNDKEDEILRILRREFGHVSAERLLSGPGLVNLYRALGELNGQPPAPLSAAEISAQGVDGSCPLCREVIDTFCGMLGTAAANLAVTLGARGGLYIGGGIVPKLGGYFATSAFRKRFEQKGRFSNYLAAVPSYVIVANNPALRGTAAALDALAARRGG; from the coding sequence ATGCCCCTTTCTACCACCTATCCTCGCCTGCTGGCCGATGTCGGCGGCACCAATGTCCGTTTTGCCCTGATTCACCATGCCGGCGCCGGCATCAGCGACGAACGCAACCTGGTCTGCGCCGATTATCCCGGCCTGTTCGACGCGGCCCGCGCCTACCTCGATCCGCTCAAGGTCGCGCCGCGCTGGGCCGCCATCGGCATCGCCACCGCGGTGGCCGATGACCTGATCCGCATGACCAACAACCACTGGGCATTTTCGCAGGCAGCGCTGAAGGCCCAGCTGCAATTGGCCGAACTGAGCATCATCAACGATTTCACCGCGCTGGCGCTGAGCCTGCCGCTACTGGACCAGGCCGAATTGGTCAAGATCGGCGGCGGCGAGCCCGATCCGCACCAGCCCATCGCCCTGCTGGGCGCGGGTACCGGCCTGGGTGTTTCCGGCCTGGTGCCGGCCCACCAACCGGGCGAAGCAGGCCGCTGGATTCCGCTGCAAGGCGAAGGCGGCCATGTATCCTTCTCACCGTTTAATGACAAGGAAGACGAAATTCTGCGTATCCTGCGGCGCGAGTTCGGCCATGTCTCGGCCGAGCGGCTGCTGTCCGGCCCCGGCCTGGTCAATCTTTACCGCGCGCTGGGCGAGTTGAACGGCCAGCCCCCCGCGCCACTCAGCGCCGCTGAAATCAGCGCGCAAGGCGTGGACGGCAGCTGCCCGCTCTGCCGCGAAGTGATCGATACCTTCTGCGGCATGCTGGGCACGGCGGCAGCCAACCTGGCCGTGACGCTGGGCGCACGCGGCGGCCTCTATATCGGCGGCGGCATCGTGCCCAAGCTGGGTGGCTACTTCGCCACTTCGGCGTTTCGCAAGCGCTTCGAACAGAAGGGGCGCTTTTCCAATTACCTGGCGGCGGTACCGAGCTATGTGATCGTCGCCAACAACCCGGCCCTGCGCGGCACTGCCGCCGCGCTGGATGCCCTGGCCGCCCGCCGGGGTGGCTGA